One genomic segment of Terriglobia bacterium includes these proteins:
- the larC gene encoding nickel pincer cofactor biosynthesis protein LarC, producing the protein MSVAYFDCFAGISGDMTIGALLGAGVSFPDLKAELSKLKLKGYELHQSRVLRSGISAIKFDVLLTGPERPSPEGSPGPAGRAPSKGKQVGGRPHHEHIPGEHKHRSLDNILEIIETAKLSSGAKALSQQIFRRLGEAEAKVHGIPLQQVHFHEVGAVDSIVDIVGSAVCFDWLGFERIICSPINVGSGFVDCEHGKLPVPGPAAAELLKDIPIYSEGPEVELTTPTGAAIISTMASEFRRMKEFQSTSVGYGAGSRDVKGFPNLLRVYVGKEGSGPEGVFESDLEIVNIIEANIDDMNPQIYGYFVEKALAAGALDVYITAVQMKKSRPGQCLSVICDPSKLDVLTRLVFAETTTIGLRIQEASRRVLNRTLETIETRFGPVRIKVARLDGSVLNAMPEFADCQRLAEENATPLKEVLAEANAKIRTLKL; encoded by the coding sequence TATTTCGATTGTTTTGCAGGGATTAGCGGCGACATGACGATTGGCGCCCTGCTCGGAGCAGGTGTGAGCTTTCCGGACCTCAAAGCAGAACTTTCGAAGTTGAAGCTCAAGGGCTATGAACTTCACCAATCCCGGGTGTTGCGGAGTGGGATCTCGGCAATTAAGTTTGATGTGCTGCTTACCGGACCGGAACGTCCTTCGCCTGAGGGAAGTCCAGGGCCGGCCGGACGCGCTCCCTCGAAGGGGAAGCAGGTGGGAGGGAGACCGCACCACGAGCACATTCCGGGTGAGCACAAGCACCGCTCCCTCGACAATATTCTGGAGATAATTGAGACCGCGAAATTGAGTTCCGGCGCGAAGGCGCTTTCTCAACAAATTTTCCGGCGCCTTGGTGAGGCCGAAGCCAAAGTACACGGTATCCCCCTCCAACAGGTGCACTTTCACGAGGTGGGAGCCGTCGATTCCATAGTCGATATTGTAGGCAGCGCTGTTTGCTTTGATTGGCTCGGTTTCGAGCGGATTATCTGTTCGCCGATTAATGTCGGGTCGGGATTTGTCGATTGCGAACACGGAAAGTTGCCTGTGCCGGGTCCGGCAGCGGCCGAACTCCTCAAGGACATTCCCATTTACTCGGAGGGGCCCGAGGTGGAACTCACTACCCCCACCGGGGCGGCCATTATCTCTACAATGGCTTCCGAGTTTCGAAGAATGAAAGAGTTTCAATCGACCTCCGTGGGGTATGGTGCCGGCTCTCGCGACGTCAAGGGATTTCCGAATCTGTTGCGTGTCTATGTGGGGAAAGAAGGAAGCGGGCCGGAGGGGGTCTTTGAGAGTGATCTGGAAATTGTAAATATCATCGAAGCAAACATTGACGATATGAACCCCCAGATTTACGGTTATTTTGTTGAAAAAGCCCTGGCCGCGGGGGCGCTCGATGTGTACATCACCGCGGTCCAGATGAAGAAGAGCCGGCCCGGTCAATGCCTCTCAGTGATTTGCGATCCATCCAAACTCGATGTCCTCACCCGCCTGGTTTTTGCCGAGACAACCACCATTGGATTGCGCATCCAGGAGGCCTCCCGACGGGTTTTGAATCGAACGCTGGAGACCATTGAAACCCGGTTTGGTCCAGTGAGGATTAAGGTGGCGCGACTCGATGGGTCTGTCCTCAATGCCATGCCTGAATTTGCCGATTGCCAGCGGCTGGCCGAAGAAAATGCCACCCCCTTGAAGGAGGTTTTGGCAGAGGCGAACGCAAAGATCCGAACGCTGAAGTTATAG
- the metG gene encoding methionine--tRNA ligase gives MTETRRSFYVTTPIYYANAKPHLGHLYTTLVADTLTRFQRQRGIDSFFLTGTDERGVNIERAAAARGIPVQQHVDEIVEEFQETFRVFNVEYSRWIRTTDSYHKEGVQSLWRHLDERGFIYRGEYKGWFCAYCNEFKEVEERTEQPLCPTHERPLEIVAEESYFFKLSAFGDRLIKLYESRPDFVQPDSRRNEVIAFVAGGLRDLSISRISVKWGIEVPGDPRHTIYVWFDALANYITALGWGNRSFQDFDRFWPALHLVGKDILRFHAVYWPAFLMAAGIEVPRTVFAHGMWLSSGRKMGKTLGNVIDLAVLRKHFTPEQVRYFCLREMVFGRDGDFTYEALIDRVNADLAAGLGNLSSRTLTMVRTYCGNRIPLSDSDASSEFVPQAAEVRQAIEQAMAQFDREFERYCFSLGLEAIWAAMSRVDKFITDAQPWELAKDPEKQGTLKYVLSTALEAVRHLAVVLAPVLPEGSQAVWQQLGQAGKVGEVAPAGLRWGGLKAGTEIGEVKGIFPRMEKVKIMEEIKRDELTARTEGAGRAERGDQPSTAAAPKEASKVGPEGESVRDGLISIEEFARVDMRVGTVLTAERIPKADKLLKLTVDIGDEVRQVLAGIALYYEPESLIGRKVVVVTNLPPRKMRGLDSNGMIVAASVGPEGRPVIATFNEDVPNGARLK, from the coding sequence ATGACAGAGACCCGAAGATCATTTTACGTGACAACCCCAATCTATTATGCGAACGCCAAACCGCATCTGGGTCACCTCTATACCACTCTGGTGGCGGACACCTTGACCCGTTTTCAGCGGCAGCGCGGGATCGACTCCTTCTTCCTGACTGGGACTGACGAGAGGGGGGTCAACATCGAGCGGGCCGCGGCAGCGCGCGGGATTCCCGTGCAACAGCATGTTGACGAAATTGTGGAAGAATTTCAGGAGACGTTTCGTGTCTTCAACGTTGAATACAGCCGATGGATCCGCACGACCGATTCCTACCATAAAGAGGGGGTACAAAGTCTGTGGCGACACCTCGACGAACGGGGGTTCATTTACCGGGGAGAATACAAAGGATGGTTCTGCGCCTACTGCAATGAATTCAAGGAGGTCGAGGAGAGAACAGAGCAGCCGCTTTGCCCCACCCATGAACGGCCGCTCGAGATCGTGGCGGAGGAAAGCTACTTCTTTAAATTGTCGGCGTTCGGGGATCGCCTCATAAAACTCTATGAATCACGTCCGGATTTTGTTCAACCCGACTCGCGACGCAATGAGGTGATCGCTTTCGTGGCCGGGGGACTGAGGGACCTTTCCATCAGCCGTATTTCGGTGAAGTGGGGAATCGAAGTGCCGGGGGATCCCCGACACACGATCTATGTCTGGTTCGATGCGCTCGCAAACTACATCACGGCGCTGGGTTGGGGAAACCGGTCCTTCCAGGATTTTGACCGGTTTTGGCCGGCCCTGCACCTGGTCGGGAAGGATATTCTCCGGTTCCACGCCGTGTACTGGCCGGCGTTCCTCATGGCAGCGGGGATCGAAGTCCCACGGACCGTTTTCGCCCATGGGATGTGGCTCTCCAGTGGAAGAAAGATGGGGAAGACCCTCGGCAACGTCATCGACCTTGCTGTTCTCCGGAAGCACTTCACTCCCGAGCAGGTGCGGTATTTCTGTCTGCGCGAAATGGTGTTTGGGCGAGACGGCGACTTCACGTACGAAGCGCTAATCGATCGTGTGAATGCCGACTTGGCGGCGGGCCTGGGGAATCTGTCAAGCCGGACGCTGACCATGGTGCGGACCTACTGTGGAAACAGGATCCCTCTGTCCGACTCGGATGCCAGCAGTGAATTTGTCCCGCAGGCCGCAGAGGTTCGTCAGGCGATCGAGCAGGCGATGGCCCAATTCGACCGGGAATTTGAGCGGTACTGCTTCAGCCTCGGGCTGGAAGCCATTTGGGCTGCCATGTCACGCGTTGATAAGTTCATCACGGATGCCCAGCCGTGGGAATTGGCCAAAGATCCTGAAAAGCAAGGAACCCTGAAGTACGTTCTGAGTACGGCCCTTGAGGCAGTGCGGCATTTAGCCGTCGTGCTGGCGCCTGTCCTGCCGGAAGGCAGTCAGGCCGTGTGGCAACAGCTGGGCCAGGCGGGCAAGGTGGGCGAGGTTGCGCCTGCCGGGCTTCGGTGGGGAGGTCTGAAGGCGGGGACTGAAATTGGTGAGGTCAAGGGCATCTTCCCAAGGATGGAGAAGGTGAAAATCATGGAAGAAATCAAACGCGACGAATTGACGGCTCGGACCGAGGGAGCCGGGAGGGCAGAAAGAGGAGATCAACCCTCAACTGCGGCCGCTCCGAAGGAGGCCTCCAAAGTAGGGCCGGAGGGGGAATCCGTCCGCGACGGGCTCATCTCGATTGAGGAATTTGCTCGAGTCGATATGCGAGTTGGGACCGTGCTGACGGCGGAACGCATTCCGAAGGCGGACAAGCTCTTGAAACTCACCGTCGATATAGGAGATGAAGTGCGACAAGTCCTCGCAGGTATCGCCCTGTATTACGAACCGGAATCATTGATTGGCCGGAAAGTGGTCGTGGTGACGAATCTGCCGCCCCGGAAGATGCGCGGGCTCGATTCCAACGGCATGATAGTGGCGGCCTCGGTGGGACCGGAGGGACGACCTGTCATCGCAACATTTAACGAGGACGTCCCCAATGGAGCGAGATTGAAATAG